The following proteins are encoded in a genomic region of Drosophila willistoni isolate 14030-0811.24 chromosome 2L unlocalized genomic scaffold, UCI_dwil_1.1 Seg196, whole genome shotgun sequence:
- the LOC6639661 gene encoding ion transport peptide-like isoform X5, with amino-acid sequence MCSRKIKISVMLFLVLIPIFTALPHNHNLSKRSNFFDLECKGIFNKTMFFRLDRICEDCYQLFRETSIHRLCKKDCFDSKWFGECLKVLLIPPEEITNLQHFLRVVNGSPITFNMSPVQT; translated from the exons ATGTGTTCCCGCAAAATAAAGATCTCGGTGATGCTGTTTCTTGTCCTTATACCCATCTTCACAGCTTTACCACATAATCACAATCTATCAAAACGCAGCAATTTCTTTGACTTGGAGTGCAAGGGTATTTTCAACAAGACCATGTTCTTTCGTCTGGATCGCATTTGTGAGGATTGCTATCAGTTGTTCCGGGAGACGAGTATACATCGATTATGCAA gAAAGACTGCTTTGATTCAAAATGGTTTGGCGAATGCCTTAAAGTGCTGTTAATTCCACCGGAAGAAATAACGAACTTGCAGCATTTTTTAAGAGTAGTGAATGGTTCGCCCATAACGTTCAATATGTCACCGGTTCAAACATAA
- the LOC6639661 gene encoding ion transport peptide-like isoform X3 — MKKLSLNMCSRKIKISVMLFLVLIPIFTALPHNHNLSKRSNFFDLECKGIFNKTMFFRLDRICEDCYQLFRETSIHRLCKKDCFDSKWFGECLKVLLIPPEEITNLQHFLRVVNGSPITFNMSPVQT; from the exons ATGTGTTCCCGCAAAATAAAGATCTCGGTGATGCTGTTTCTTGTCCTTATACCCATCTTCACAGCTTTACCACATAATCACAATCTATCAAAACGCAGCAATTTCTTTGACTTGGAGTGCAAGGGTATTTTCAACAAGACCATGTTCTTTCGTCTGGATCGCATTTGTGAGGATTGCTATCAGTTGTTCCGGGAGACGAGTATACATCGATTATGCAA gAAAGACTGCTTTGATTCAAAATGGTTTGGCGAATGCCTTAAAGTGCTGTTAATTCCACCGGAAGAAATAACGAACTTGCAGCATTTTTTAAGAGTAGTGAATGGTTCGCCCATAACGTTCAATATGTCACCGGTTCAAACATAA
- the LOC6639661 gene encoding ion transport peptide-like isoform X4 encodes MMCSRKIKISVMLFLVLIPIFTALPHNHNLSKRSNFFDLECKGIFNKTMFFRLDRICEDCYQLFRETSIHRLCKKDCFDSKWFGECLKVLLIPPEEITNLQHFLRVVNGSPITFNMSPVQT; translated from the exons ATGTGTTCCCGCAAAATAAAGATCTCGGTGATGCTGTTTCTTGTCCTTATACCCATCTTCACAGCTTTACCACATAATCACAATCTATCAAAACGCAGCAATTTCTTTGACTTGGAGTGCAAGGGTATTTTCAACAAGACCATGTTCTTTCGTCTGGATCGCATTTGTGAGGATTGCTATCAGTTGTTCCGGGAGACGAGTATACATCGATTATGCAA gAAAGACTGCTTTGATTCAAAATGGTTTGGCGAATGCCTTAAAGTGCTGTTAATTCCACCGGAAGAAATAACGAACTTGCAGCATTTTTTAAGAGTAGTGAATGGTTCGCCCATAACGTTCAATATGTCACCGGTTCAAACATAA